From Arachis hypogaea cultivar Tifrunner chromosome 3, arahy.Tifrunner.gnm2.J5K5, whole genome shotgun sequence:
ctcaagagtttgatccaatatattctgtcatcatgtggactgattgatcataagatagttccaactgtcctgtttgatgataatacagcatgcattgatcaacttaaaggcggatacatcaaaggcgatagaacaaagcacatttctcccaaattcttcttcactcatgatcttcaaaatcaagggacaattgatgtccaacagatccgctcaagtgacaatctggcagatttatttacaaagtcactcccaaaatcctcctttgaaagattggtacatgagattgggatgcgccgatttcgagacattaaatgatgtcggcaagagggggagactatactcttttttccttggtcaagtttttttttttttgcattgagtttttcttgacaaggtttttaatgaggcagtacTCGTCACAAATTGATTTTTGGCGTTTGTGCCATAAAGAAAGCCTCCGTGTCCTTTTTTGTCTATCAGCTTTTATTTCTATGGGAGTGAAAAAAAGTCAAAAAACATTTGAGGCTAAGAAAGACTAATTTTGACATTTGAAATTATTTAAAAGGAAATATCTGTAAAATTCTTGCAGactgttttatttaaaattcaaattcaaatcaataaatattttattatagttTTTAGCTCTAATTGTAAGTGCAATGTgtaacacaataaaaataattatttgttaaACATTTGAAGCTTCACTTATACATCAACTAATCACTTACTAAATTCTTAttatcatatatattaattaatattaatattaatattaatagattATTATTGAACTAGAGTTATTGATAGTAGTATTTTAGAATGAGGTTGAAAAATTAATGGTGGTGATAGTggataaaataaactaattttttttaaaatgaaaaaaattatatataatctaatattttagttaattggtgtatttttttatatgaatttaatttttttattttattttaaataacaaatcAAATTCTCATATTTAAAAAATTGGAAGATAGATTTCTATAATACATAAATTAGAGAATTTGATATATGATGAGATGAATTTTTTTTTCGCTTTTAAATAAATTGAAAGGTTTGATTtgtatgtttaaaattttttttaacgcTAAAATGCAAATTTGAccattaaatttgtttttttttttaaaatgaataaaaaccATAAATCTGATCATTAGATTTGTaacatcaaaaaataaataaaaaccatAAATTTGACACTTAAATTTGTAACATTCACAAAAAAAATACGCTAATTTTccacattattaaaaaataccacaaaaatctcaataataaaaataaaaagtggatAAAATAGTGGTAATACTGGTAATTGGTAAAGTAGCAATTATAGTGTAGaaagaaaattgatatttgatttAGACTAACATATTTTGTGTATCATTATTAAacgtaataaaaaattttatatcctTGTTTTTATATCTTTCTATATATTTGTGTCACTGTTATATTATATCTGAAAAGATCCTAACCAAATACGACCTACAATTTTGTTTTACACTATAATGTATGGATACTGATACGGTTATAGGACACGATACAATATGGAACACGTCGAtacacgaattttaaaattttataagacatgaggacatgtatatatataaaatataaagtactttttagataaattgtaatgatattttgatatattattgatattaaaatataaattaatttttttaattatttttaatatcttattttaattatataaagtatttaaaatattttttattttaataaataataatatatactatatctaaatttattttaagaatatatgttaaaaataaaattggacaCGTAATGATATTTAGGTGTATCTAAAcgtatctaaaaaaaatttttttactttttattaaaatacagaACAGACAAATGTCAATAAATATCATTTCTAAAATATATCCGACACACAAAAACTACAACTCAAGAAAGTATCCGTGTTCTTCGTAGGTTTTACGCTTTATATATGTTAATCGTTTTTCTTACAAGGATACTTAAATTGGATGATTACATTGATTCAATATCTATCCCGCGGGTTATTTACTAGTATATGTATATAGCTGAATAGCTCTTTCTACATTAGCCATCATCAACGTGCTTTCACATGCCATGCCATTCTAAGAGATATATAATAGTGATGACGAATCAGAACCCGTTTACAATGCACGCCTTGCGTGCTTTCATTAAATATGTGCAACTTGTTTGTTGCTGGTAAAAaacaccttttttttttcattatatatgATGAGGCCAGAGACAGTATCTGACAAGCATATTGTGAAGGCTATGCTCCGTTTtatgttttacatttaattattttttacccTAATGGCAGGCAACTTCTGATGCTCCTTACATTAAAGGTTTTGGAATTAGCAGCGACAACCCTCCCCGCCAGTTTTTTAATAACTTATCTCCAATGACTACACTACTGGCTTAGTTGTTAATCGTGAGTAGTAGTGGTGAGAATCAAAGTAATATATAGgcataacaaaaagaaaacaagaagaagTTGAAGTGGGAAGTACTATGTTGCTAAGCATTGGCATTAAAGCCAATGCAAGAAGTCATCAGGGTTTATATCTGGCtggtaaaataattaatcttatatGGTAAATGACCATGTCATAAAGATTGGTGGTTACTCACATCATAAAGATATTTTTacgtaaataatatataatatctagTAGAATATAACTTTGTTgaaattttttgagttatttatggAACTGTCTTATATATCTAAGATTTTCAtagtcacaaaatttaatttactaTTCAGAACCATATAAactgaaaaatatggttttagaAGAAGGTGCAATATTGAGATTGAGGTTGAGATGAGACAAAGGGAAGCAAGGATGATGAATGGGGAACGGTGAGTGTGGACCAACGATGTCTTGGCTGCATCAGACACTATGGGAAATCGAAATTGAAGAAATTCCTTGATCCAAGAAGTACCAGAGTAACATGATCATCCATCACACAGCTGACACCTGTCCCCAACAAAAGTACTGCATTCAATTTAGTGGCCTTTCAAATGGGATcatgattttcttttctttggcatGAGATGGGACATTTCAACTCCAGATATACTATAACAACTCACGCTCACGGATGATGTGCTCAACTTCGTCATATACTACTAGAGTCATTAATTTTCACTATCACTATCAGGGGACCATCATGAACCAAATGATCCTGAAATGACATGGTACGGTGACCCATCCAACCCGTTGTTTTCAACTAACTTATTTGAACTTGTTTTACACAAAATGCACATCTAGGAAAGAGATGAAGGAAGTAAATTCAAATGATGATGGGATTTCAATTTCGAACGAAAGGTTCTAGCTATACTAGGTACTGGTTTATTATTGTGACCACGTGAAACCTCAAAATGATGAGTTGTGGTGGCATTAACTTGACGCTACAAAATGAAGTTATTTGAAGGAGTCTTAAAACAATTTCAACGTCAAATTAATGGTCTTACTCTGTTGTTCCCTAATCCTAATAAATGTCGTCTAGTTAGATGAGTGTGGAAAAAGACAAAGGGCATTATTGGTATTTCCAGAGGGAAGCCTAAAACCTGACTACTAtataaagcatatatatatagGCAGGTGTCGCTGAGTGTTTAGCTTCCATTCACAAACAAAAACGGACGTTTATATGGGATTCCCAGTGGGTTACACGGAGCTTCTGTTCCCAAAGCCTGTTCTTCAAATCCTCTCCGTATTGGGTTACATAAGAAGGTTGATTTTCACCTTCTTCAGCTACACGGGGCTCCCCAACTTCCTCGAACCCGATGACACCGATAACACAATGCCCCAATTCCACCCCGTCTCGGAGCTCCTCATCGGAGAGATCCTTCCCGTGGTGAAGTTCTCGGAGCTGGTGGAGCCGCCTGAGAGGTGCGCCGTGTGCCTCACGGACTTCGAGCAGGAGGATGAGATCCGACGGCTGGTGAACTGCACGCACGTGTTCCACCGGGGTTGTGTGGACCGTTGGATGGGTTACGATCAGAGCACGTGCCCTCTGTGCAGGACACCCTTCATTCCAGATGATTTCTTCAATCACGGCCTCTGGGCTGCTTCTGCCATTCCCGAATTTCATGcttagctgcttcttcttcttcttcttaatatCTTCATTTCATTTTCCTTGTGTATCTATATGTGTATGTGTGTACATAGTTCAGCTCCTCCAAATGGACCCGCGGCTCCTACAGTTTAATTGAATTGATTATATCCATCTCGGTTTAGATTActttttcatatacataattgGATTTGGCTTGCTACCAGTTGCCTTGCCTTGCATTGCATTCTTTCTCACTCTGCTTATAGATTATTGTTCCAGTGTAGATAATTGTCTTAGTTATATTTCGCCTTAGAAAAAATTGAACTTGGTAGGTATACTTGGACAAAGAAGATCGTGACTACTATAAAAGACATTCCCACTTCCAAATCATATATAAATAGTAAAATTAATCATGTGTCCAAGtcatatataaatcataaaattaatcatGTGAGTATATCTCTTTGTTGAGATACAAAGGGCTCTTTTCATAACAAGAGATTGATGTTATGATTTATAGTCATTAAATTGATAATGATAGTGGTTTCGTTAGAGAACTAACTGGGGGCATAGCCAATTAAAGCTAACTAGTTTTAGGTTTGTTATTAAAAAAACAACTCCCCACTActtctaattttttgaattttaaaattaaaagtacaaGAAATTGGTTTGAGTTGGTTCATGATATAgttaattctctaaattttttcaTATAGCAATAGCTGGCTAGCTTAGTCTTCTTTACACGTGATCAATTCATTCGTGtctcatcaaaattaaataagat
This genomic window contains:
- the LOC112790869 gene encoding brassinosteroid-responsive RING protein 1, with the protein product MGFPVGYTELLFPKPVLQILSVLGYIRRLIFTFFSYTGLPNFLEPDDTDNTMPQFHPVSELLIGEILPVVKFSELVEPPERCAVCLTDFEQEDEIRRLVNCTHVFHRGCVDRWMGYDQSTCPLCRTPFIPDDFFNHGLWAASAIPEFHA